The Chryseobacterium sp. 52 genome includes a region encoding these proteins:
- a CDS encoding nucleotide exchange factor GrpE, whose translation MENQDINEESINNQEENTIQNEVVSEDNVTATPSAEELLAVEKDRYIRLYAEFENYKKRTAKEKMEFFQYANQDMIISMLGVLDDFERALKEIAKGGNTTDLQGVELIYQKFKNRLTEKGLKAMEVNAGDTFNVDFHEAITQIPAPSEDLKGKIVDVIETGYTLSDKVIRFAKVVTGN comes from the coding sequence ATGGAAAATCAGGATATTAACGAAGAAAGCATCAATAATCAGGAAGAAAACACTATTCAGAACGAAGTAGTATCTGAGGACAATGTGACAGCTACCCCTTCTGCAGAAGAACTTTTGGCAGTAGAAAAAGACCGTTACATCAGATTATATGCTGAGTTCGAAAACTATAAAAAAAGAACGGCAAAAGAGAAGATGGAATTCTTCCAGTATGCCAATCAGGATATGATCATCTCAATGCTTGGAGTTTTGGATGATTTTGAAAGAGCTTTAAAAGAAATTGCTAAAGGCGGAAATACAACTGATCTTCAGGGTGTAGAGCTGATTTATCAGAAATTTAAAAACAGACTTACCGAAAAAGGCTTAAAGGCTATGGAAGTAAATGCAGGGGATACCTTTAACGTAGACTTCCATGAGGCAATTACTCAGATTCCTGCACCATCGGAAGATCTAAAAGGCAAAATCGTAGATGTTATTGAAACTGGATATACTTTAAGCGATAAAGTAATCCGTTTTGCAAAAGTAGTAACAGGAAACTAA
- a CDS encoding Nramp family divalent metal transporter, with protein sequence MNLKLNNAWRKDKTSHSLSEVYSSIKVPRNASFWRKYLAFAGPGLMIAVGYMDPGNWATDIAGGAQFGYTLLSVILISNIFAMVLQHLSVKLGVVAERDLAQACRDHFSPTTNFILWVFCEIAIAACDLAEVIGSAIALNLLFHIPLTWGIVITTVDVLIILLLQAKGFRWIESIVGGLIFIILACFIYEIVISQPAFNEILGGLVPQKEIITNPAMLYIAIGILGATVMPHNLYLHSSIVQTRDYERNREGKKEAIKFATLDSTVSLMLAFFINAAILILAAATFHTTGNEHVADIHDAYKMLTPILGASMASIAFAIALLASGQNSTLTGTLAGQIVMEGFLNIKLKPWLRRLITRLIAVIPALIVAILYGEKGTTDLLVLSQVILSMQLSFAVVPLVMFTNDKAKMGEFVNKPTLKIIVWIISIVIIVLNLYLLYQTFAG encoded by the coding sequence ATGAATTTAAAATTAAATAACGCCTGGCGTAAAGATAAAACTTCCCATTCCCTCTCAGAGGTATATTCATCTATAAAAGTACCCCGGAATGCTTCATTCTGGAGGAAATATCTTGCCTTTGCGGGTCCGGGACTGATGATTGCCGTAGGATATATGGATCCGGGAAACTGGGCTACTGACATTGCAGGGGGCGCTCAGTTTGGCTATACCCTCCTTTCAGTCATTCTGATTTCAAATATTTTCGCAATGGTTTTACAGCATTTATCTGTAAAGCTGGGAGTCGTTGCAGAAAGAGATCTTGCTCAGGCATGTCGCGATCACTTCAGCCCTACCACTAATTTTATTCTGTGGGTATTCTGTGAAATAGCTATTGCCGCCTGCGATCTCGCCGAGGTGATAGGCTCTGCCATTGCATTAAATCTCTTGTTCCATATTCCGCTGACCTGGGGAATTGTGATCACAACGGTAGATGTTTTGATCATTCTTTTACTGCAGGCAAAAGGTTTCCGATGGATAGAGAGTATTGTGGGCGGACTTATTTTTATTATTCTCGCCTGCTTTATTTATGAAATCGTGATTTCGCAACCTGCTTTCAATGAAATTCTGGGCGGATTGGTTCCTCAAAAAGAAATTATCACCAATCCTGCTATGCTTTATATCGCTATTGGGATTTTGGGTGCCACCGTCATGCCTCATAATTTATATCTGCACAGCAGTATCGTTCAGACAAGAGATTATGAGCGTAACCGGGAAGGAAAAAAAGAAGCTATAAAATTTGCAACATTAGACAGCACCGTTTCATTGATGCTGGCATTCTTCATTAATGCGGCTATCCTTATTCTGGCTGCGGCAACATTTCACACTACAGGAAATGAGCATGTAGCGGATATCCATGATGCATACAAAATGCTTACCCCAATTTTGGGTGCTTCTATGGCAAGTATCGCTTTCGCAATTGCTTTGCTTGCATCAGGACAGAATTCAACGCTTACCGGAACCCTTGCAGGACAGATCGTCATGGAAGGCTTCCTGAACATCAAGTTAAAGCCATGGTTGAGAAGGCTTATCACTAGACTGATTGCTGTAATTCCAGCCTTAATAGTCGCTATTCTTTATGGTGAAAAAGGAACAACTGATTTATTGGTTTTAAGCCAGGTCATCTTATCAATGCAGCTCAGTTTCGCTGTAGTACCTTTGGTTATGTTTACGAATGACAAAGCCAAAATGGGCGAATTTGTGAATAAACCTACTTTAAAAATCATTGTCTGGATTATTTCTATAGTTATTATCGTTTTAAACCTCTATTTGCTGTACCAGACTTTTGCCGGATAA